In Aristaeella hokkaidonensis, the following are encoded in one genomic region:
- a CDS encoding L,D-transpeptidase family protein — protein sequence MRKTAAAITVILLLIAAAFSSHAVTIEAGRIRPFDDNILTVTSEDGGKLTIEAVSGTIPLENPVTNLKIEGGTVEIHWNALSFNGEPLTPGSVTLRALLAGNDLTTEAAEIRLKVDSPKPAVFCCLPVTQTFYANGKNVLRIECAISCKGTYELQIARKEKPDEAVWHNRTVYSGRGAPMVISWDGKGKDHKVCPPGEYIISAWPANNSKYMQTAEITLLPEPLPEPELTVTGSLIPEDLTDDAAVWAALMAPVAVGDGPEGKGLKIMNAKAGKECIGTVSCRTVGVAVLELYDDGWAKIGAWRQMDGAYIEGYVKTSKLRMVRPNTRYGAVVDKKKQTLTVYENGKKLGTAMVSTGFTTAEDRTADTHSGIYLLGTRMDGFGTDGHTYAYPIRMERLNLIHQMGYEMKNGERDFSAEMETLGTMASHGCVRVDARITEENNGINAWWIWTHMGHDSKIIVTPED from the coding sequence ATGCGGAAAACAGCTGCTGCAATAACAGTGATTTTGCTGCTGATTGCAGCAGCTTTTTCTTCACATGCCGTGACCATTGAAGCAGGGCGGATCAGGCCGTTTGACGACAACATCCTGACGGTGACATCTGAAGACGGCGGTAAGCTGACCATTGAGGCTGTCAGCGGAACCATTCCGCTGGAGAACCCGGTGACAAATCTGAAGATTGAAGGCGGAACTGTGGAAATCCACTGGAACGCCCTGTCTTTCAACGGGGAACCGCTGACACCCGGCAGTGTAACGCTGCGTGCACTGCTGGCCGGTAATGACCTTACGACGGAAGCGGCAGAGATCAGGCTGAAGGTGGATTCACCCAAACCGGCGGTATTCTGCTGCCTCCCGGTGACACAGACTTTTTACGCGAACGGAAAGAATGTGCTGAGAATAGAGTGTGCTATATCCTGCAAAGGGACATATGAACTACAGATCGCACGGAAGGAAAAACCGGACGAAGCGGTTTGGCACAACCGTACAGTATACAGCGGACGCGGTGCTCCGATGGTGATCAGCTGGGATGGCAAGGGGAAGGATCACAAAGTCTGTCCGCCGGGGGAATACATTATTTCCGCCTGGCCTGCCAACAACAGCAAATATATGCAGACAGCGGAGATTACCCTGCTTCCGGAACCGCTGCCCGAACCGGAACTGACAGTAACCGGCAGTCTGATCCCGGAGGATCTGACGGATGACGCTGCTGTCTGGGCAGCGCTGATGGCACCCGTGGCTGTCGGGGACGGACCCGAGGGTAAAGGCCTGAAGATCATGAACGCTAAAGCGGGCAAGGAGTGTATCGGGACCGTGTCCTGCCGGACGGTAGGAGTTGCTGTGCTGGAGCTGTATGATGACGGATGGGCCAAAATCGGGGCATGGCGCCAGATGGACGGCGCTTATATTGAAGGATATGTGAAGACCAGCAAACTCCGGATGGTCCGGCCGAACACCCGCTACGGCGCAGTGGTGGATAAAAAGAAACAAACCCTGACGGTTTATGAGAACGGGAAAAAGCTGGGAACTGCCATGGTTTCCACCGGATTTACGACGGCGGAGGACAGGACAGCTGATACCCACAGCGGCATTTACCTGCTGGGAACAAGGATGGACGGCTTTGGAACAGACGGACACACCTATGCATATCCCATCCGGATGGAACGGCTGAACCTGATCCATCAGATGGGATATGAGATGAAGAACGGCGAACGTGACTTCAGTGCGGAAATGGAGACGCTCGGCACCATGGCCAGTCATGGATGCGTACGGGTTGATGCCCGGATTACAGAGGAAAACAACGGAATCAATGCCTGGTGGATCTGGACGCATATGGGTCATGACTCCAAGATCATTGTGACTCCCGAGGACTGA
- a CDS encoding DJ-1/PfpI family protein: MKKIAVLLYPDFSLQEITCLTSVLTVWFGESIDYIASENSEVKSEEGLRILPTKTTADVKVSDYDCVILPGTVNPLPALFDERIINFLREGRESDALFAAISSAPILLSKAGILKGKKFTAGYFMQLAETFDFVEKENFIHKGVVEDGNVITGIGMFFREFAEAVLRKLDYDIGEEFMRDRPDEYSEEDLTFRWSDEDYREFLEELKPYTGET; encoded by the coding sequence ATGAAAAAGATCGCGGTATTACTGTATCCGGATTTTTCGCTGCAGGAAATCACCTGCCTTACTTCCGTGCTGACAGTGTGGTTCGGTGAAAGCATCGATTATATTGCCAGTGAAAACAGTGAAGTGAAAAGCGAGGAAGGCCTGCGGATCCTGCCGACGAAGACCACAGCGGACGTGAAAGTTTCAGACTATGACTGTGTGATCCTGCCGGGGACTGTCAATCCGCTTCCGGCACTGTTTGACGAGCGGATAATCAACTTCCTCCGGGAAGGCAGGGAATCAGATGCCCTGTTTGCTGCCATCTCATCCGCCCCGATCCTGCTTTCCAAGGCAGGGATCCTGAAAGGTAAAAAGTTTACTGCGGGCTATTTTATGCAGCTGGCGGAGACCTTCGATTTTGTTGAGAAGGAAAACTTCATCCATAAAGGAGTTGTGGAGGACGGAAACGTCATTACCGGTATCGGCATGTTCTTCCGGGAGTTTGCGGAAGCAGTCCTCCGGAAGCTTGACTATGATATCGGAGAGGAATTTATGCGGGACCGGCCGGATGAGTATTCAGAAGAAGACCTGACATTCCGGTGGTCTGATGAAGACTATCGTGAATTCCTGGAAGAGCTGAAACCGTATACCGGTGAAACTTAA